From one Desmodus rotundus isolate HL8 chromosome X, HLdesRot8A.1, whole genome shotgun sequence genomic stretch:
- the LOC112317950 gene encoding putative P2Y purinoceptor 10 — translation MRSNSTNSTRVKCTDLQMPFQHTLYATTYITIFIPGLLANTAALWVLWRFISKKNKAIIFMINLSVADLAHVLSLPLRIYYYINRHWPFQTPLCLLCFYLKYLNMYASICFLTCISLQRCFFLLKPFRARDWKRRYDVGISAAIWVTVGTACLPLPILRSTGLANNTEFCFADLRLQPISMASSIAMVTIAELGGFVLPVIIITYCTWKMRKSLQEIQVPPQNTKERKKALWMVLTCAVVFIVCFTPYHLNFPLFMMVKQDVFSNCSFIKSTLCFHIISLCLANLNCCLDPVVYYFMTSEFRDRFSEHGGLVFQSCVRCKDSVLEIHHRNEDLQTISLEFLDDSKTT, via the coding sequence ATGAGAAGTAACAGCACAAACAGTACAAGAGTGAAGTGCACTGATCTCCAAATGCCATTTCAGCACACCCTCTATGCAACCACCTACATTACCATTTTCATCCCTGGTCTTCTGGCCAACACTGCAGCCTTGTGGGTTCTGTGGCGCTTcatcagcaagaaaaataaagccatcatTTTCATGATCAACCTCTCTGTGGCTGACCTTGCTCATGTGCTGTCTTTACCCCTCCGGATTTACTACTACATCAACCGCCATTGGCCTTTCCAGACACCCCTTTGCCTGCTGTGCTTCTACCTGAAGTATCTGAACATGTACGCCAGCATTTGCTTCCTGACCTGCATCAGCCTTCAGAGGTGCTTCTTTCTTCTCAAGCCCTTCAGGGCCAGAGACTGGAAGCGTAGGTACGATGTGGGCATCAGTGCTGCCATCTGGGTCACCGTGGGCACTGCTTGTTTGCCACTTCCAATTCTAAGAAGTACTGGCTTAGCCAACAACACTGAGTTCTGCTTTGCCGATTTAAGGCTTCAACCCATTAGCATGGCTTCCTCCATTGCCATGGTAACTATAGCTGAACTTGGAGGGTTTGTGTTACCTGTTATAATTATTACTTATTGCacatggaaaatgagaaaatctttACAGGAAATCCAAGTTCCCCCTCAGAAtaccaaagagagaaaaaaggcttTGTGGATGGTTCTGACGTGTGCAGTGGTGTTCATTGTGTGTTTTACACCTTACCACCTCAACTTCCCACTTTTTATGATGGTGAAGCAAGATGTGTTTTCAAACTGCTCCTTTATCAAGAGTACTCTATGTTTCCACATCATTTCCCTGTGTCTTGCAAATCTGAATTGTTGTCTTGATCCagttgtatattattttatgacCTCAGAATTTCGTGATAGATTTTCGGAACATGGCGGTCTGGTTTTTCAGTCATGTGTGAGATGCAAGGACAGTGTTTTAGAAATTCATCACAGAAATGAGGATCTTCAAACTAtctctcttgaatttttggaTGATTCCAAAACAACATAA
- the P2RY10 gene encoding putative P2Y purinoceptor 10 isoform X1, producing MKVPCATLVGKQSSLQRNKSAKPSKSPGDHNSTAYLNEYTEIFKMPNTSNNACDDTPLQFQHTLYATTYITIFIPGLLANTAALWVLWRFISKKNKAIIFMINLSVADLAHVLSLPLRIYYYINRHWPFQTPLCLLCFYLKYLNMYASICFLTCISLQRCFFLLKPFRARDWKRRYDVGISAAIWVTVGTACLPFPILRSAALSKKNESCFADLGYKQMNAVALVGMITLAELAGFVIPVVIIAWCTWKTTIFLRQPPKAFQGISERQKALRMIYMCAAVFFICFTPYHINFCFYTMVQEKIIVSCSIVKSTQYFHPFSLCLASLSCLLNPIIYYFMASEFRDQLSLHGSSLTRSRLMSKESGSSMMS from the coding sequence GGATCATAACTCTACGGCTTACCTTAATGAATATACTGAAATATTCAAGATGCCTAACACTTCTAACAATGCCTGCGATGACACTCCTTTGCAATTTCAGCACACCCTCTATGCAACCACCTACATTACCATTTTCATCCCTGGTCTTCTGGCCAACACTGCAGCCTTGTGGGTTCTGTGGCGCTTcatcagcaagaaaaataaagccatcatTTTCATGATCAACCTCTCTGTGGCTGACCTTGCTCATGTGCTGTCTTTACCCCTCCGGATTTACTACTACATCAACCGCCATTGGCCTTTCCAGACACCCCTTTGCCTGCTGTGCTTCTACCTGAAGTATCTGAACATGTACGCCAGCATTTGCTTCCTGACCTGCATCAGCCTTCAGAGGTGCTTCTTTCTTCTCAAGCCCTTCAGGGCCAGAGACTGGAAGCGTAGGTACGATGTGGGCATCAGTGCTGCCATCTGGGTCACCGTGGGCACTGCCTGTTTGCCATTTCCCATCCTGAGAAGTGCTGCATTATCCAAGAAGAATGAATCCTGCTTTGCTGATCTTGGATACAAGCAAATGAATGCTGTGGCTTTGGTTGGAATGATTACACTTGCTGAGCTGGCAGGATTTGTGATCCCAGTCGTTATCATTGCATGGTGTACCTGGAAAACTACCATATTCTTGAGACAACCACCAAAGGCTTTCCAGGGAATCAGTGAGAGACAGAAAGCACTGCGGATGATTTACATGTGTGCTGCAGTCTTCTTCATATGCTTCACGCCTTATCatattaacttttgtttttataccaTGGTACAGGAAAAAATCATTGTCAGTTGTTCCATTGTCAAAAGCACACAGTATTTTCACCCTTTTTCTCTATGCCTTGCAAGTCTCTCCTGCCTTTTAAATCCAATTATCTATTACTTTATGGCCTCAGAATTTCGTGACCAACTATCCCTTCATGGCAGCTCTCTGACCCGATCCCGGCTCATGAGCAAGGAGAGTGGTTCATCAATGatgtcctaa
- the P2RY10 gene encoding putative P2Y purinoceptor 10 isoform X2 — protein MKVPCATLVGKQRDHNSTAYLNEYTEIFKMPNTSNNACDDTPLQFQHTLYATTYITIFIPGLLANTAALWVLWRFISKKNKAIIFMINLSVADLAHVLSLPLRIYYYINRHWPFQTPLCLLCFYLKYLNMYASICFLTCISLQRCFFLLKPFRARDWKRRYDVGISAAIWVTVGTACLPFPILRSAALSKKNESCFADLGYKQMNAVALVGMITLAELAGFVIPVVIIAWCTWKTTIFLRQPPKAFQGISERQKALRMIYMCAAVFFICFTPYHINFCFYTMVQEKIIVSCSIVKSTQYFHPFSLCLASLSCLLNPIIYYFMASEFRDQLSLHGSSLTRSRLMSKESGSSMMS, from the coding sequence GGATCATAACTCTACGGCTTACCTTAATGAATATACTGAAATATTCAAGATGCCTAACACTTCTAACAATGCCTGCGATGACACTCCTTTGCAATTTCAGCACACCCTCTATGCAACCACCTACATTACCATTTTCATCCCTGGTCTTCTGGCCAACACTGCAGCCTTGTGGGTTCTGTGGCGCTTcatcagcaagaaaaataaagccatcatTTTCATGATCAACCTCTCTGTGGCTGACCTTGCTCATGTGCTGTCTTTACCCCTCCGGATTTACTACTACATCAACCGCCATTGGCCTTTCCAGACACCCCTTTGCCTGCTGTGCTTCTACCTGAAGTATCTGAACATGTACGCCAGCATTTGCTTCCTGACCTGCATCAGCCTTCAGAGGTGCTTCTTTCTTCTCAAGCCCTTCAGGGCCAGAGACTGGAAGCGTAGGTACGATGTGGGCATCAGTGCTGCCATCTGGGTCACCGTGGGCACTGCCTGTTTGCCATTTCCCATCCTGAGAAGTGCTGCATTATCCAAGAAGAATGAATCCTGCTTTGCTGATCTTGGATACAAGCAAATGAATGCTGTGGCTTTGGTTGGAATGATTACACTTGCTGAGCTGGCAGGATTTGTGATCCCAGTCGTTATCATTGCATGGTGTACCTGGAAAACTACCATATTCTTGAGACAACCACCAAAGGCTTTCCAGGGAATCAGTGAGAGACAGAAAGCACTGCGGATGATTTACATGTGTGCTGCAGTCTTCTTCATATGCTTCACGCCTTATCatattaacttttgtttttataccaTGGTACAGGAAAAAATCATTGTCAGTTGTTCCATTGTCAAAAGCACACAGTATTTTCACCCTTTTTCTCTATGCCTTGCAAGTCTCTCCTGCCTTTTAAATCCAATTATCTATTACTTTATGGCCTCAGAATTTCGTGACCAACTATCCCTTCATGGCAGCTCTCTGACCCGATCCCGGCTCATGAGCAAGGAGAGTGGTTCATCAATGatgtcctaa